A stretch of DNA from Gemmatimonadaceae bacterium:
CGTCGAGCACGGCGTCATACCGGGCCGCGCCCAGCGCCCAGCTCTGCGTATGCGCGTCGAAGGGCGTCATGTCCTCGAGTCCGACGACGAGCAGCGACTGCGGCGCGAACCCCAGGTCAACCCGCTGGAGTCGGTCGAGGCTTCGCGCCAGGAGGCCGGCGCCCGTGAGCACGACCACGGCCAGCGCGACCTGCGCGGCGACGATCAGCCGTCGCCCGCGCTCCTCGTGCCGGCGGCCGCTGATCCTGCTGCCCCCGGCGCGGAGGGCGACCTCGGGATCCGACCGCGTGGCGAGGAGCGCGGGGGCGAAACCGAACGCGAGCACCGCGACGAGCGTGAGCGCGACGGCGAAGGCGAGCACCGGAAGGTCGAGGCGGACCCCCGCGGAAGGGAGCAGCCCCGATGGTGCTACGCGCGGCGCGATCCGGAGCAGCGCGACGGCCATCCACACGCCCAGCGCTCCTGCGCTGGCGCCGAGCAACGCGTGCTCGGTGAGCAGTTGGCGAATGAGCCGGCCGCGGCCGGCCCCGAGCGCCGACCGGAGGGCCAACTCGGAACGCCGCGCGAGGCCGCGCGTCACGAGCAAACCGGCGGCGTTGGTGAGCGCGATCAACAGCACGAGCGCCACCGCAAGCGAGAGAATCACGAGCGCCGGCCGCACGTCCCCGACGACGCGTGCCGCGAACAACTCGGCGTGCGCGATGCGAGCGGTGGAGTCGCCGAGCGAGCGGGCCGGGTAGCGCTCGAGATAGTTCGCGAATGCGGCACGTGCCTGCACGAGCGTTACCCCGGGGCGCAGTCGAGCCACGACCTGCGTGGGAAACCCGGCGTTGGGGCCGGGCGCGCTGGGGAACATGCGCTCGACGGGGGCCATGGCCACCCAGACGTCGGTTCCAGCGGGATAGTCGAAGCCCGCCGGCGCGACGCCGACGATGGTCTCCGGTCCGTTGATCATGGCAATGGACTTTCCGATCACCGAGCTGTCGCCGCCGAAGTCGCGTAGCCACGCGCGGTAGCTGAGGACCACGGACGGGCCTGCACCCGGCGCATCATCGGCCGAGCTCAGCAGGCGGCCGGCGGCGGGGAGCGCGCCCAGAACGGAAAAGAAATCCCCACCGACGAACATTGCGGTCACCGGGAACAGCCGATCGCCGAAACGCGCGGCAAAGGGAACCGTTCCCTGCAGCGCGATGGGGGCGACTCGCGCGAATGCGCCGCTCGATTCCGCGAGGCCGGCGACTCCGGAACTCGGAAGGCCTATGGGCGTGTTGCCGCGGGCGGCGTTCGTGGCCGAGAGGACGACGACTCGGTCCTGATCGCGAATGGGGAGCGGGCGGAGGAGGACCGCATCGATGACCCCGAACGCAGCGGTCGTGGCTCCGATGCCGATGGCCAGCGTCAGCAGCAGGATGATGGTGAGGCCGGGGCTCTTGAGCAGTATCCGGACGCCGAAGAGCACATCGTGGCGCAGTGCATCGACGAGTCGCGACCGGCTCCGCGGCGCAGCGGGATTCTTGGGCATAGACCACGACCAAGCGAAGGATGGAGTGTGCACAAAAGCGTATGCGATTCACAGCATACGAGTTCGCCGGGTGGATCGCCAGGGTCCGCAGGAGTCGCAGGTCGGCGCTACAC
This window harbors:
- a CDS encoding ADOP family duplicated permease, whose amino-acid sequence is MPKNPAAPRSRSRLVDALRHDVLFGVRILLKSPGLTIILLLTLAIGIGATTAAFGVIDAVLLRPLPIRDQDRVVVLSATNAARGNTPIGLPSSGVAGLAESSGAFARVAPIALQGTVPFAARFGDRLFPVTAMFVGGDFFSVLGALPAAGRLLSSADDAPGAGPSVVLSYRAWLRDFGGDSSVIGKSIAMINGPETIVGVAPAGFDYPAGTDVWVAMAPVERMFPSAPGPNAGFPTQVVARLRPGVTLVQARAAFANYLERYPARSLGDSTARIAHAELFAARVVGDVRPALVILSLAVALVLLIALTNAAGLLVTRGLARRSELALRSALGAGRGRLIRQLLTEHALLGASAGALGVWMAVALLRIAPRVAPSGLLPSAGVRLDLPVLAFAVALTLVAVLAFGFAPALLATRSDPEVALRAGGSRISGRRHEERGRRLIVAAQVALAVVVLTGAGLLARSLDRLQRVDLGFAPQSLLVVGLEDMTPFDAHTQSWALGAARYDAVLDAMSSQLPKVHGIVGVTTLLVRPLSGTAYELPFAASGSPSRDTANTPRVAWQAGLPSHFHTMGTPLLRGRDFTADDGAGAPAVAVVNEAFARREWPGRDPIGLRVRLNPSDSTQPWRTVIGVAANARFRGVTTPPEPTVYVPVRQTAVAPMFLAVRTTGDDPSIALAPLKRILRQSNPSFGIRDVTTGGALVGEQLSRPRFLADTLVALSGAALFLSAVGLYGLLAAAVRERRREIAIRIALGATPAEVRTLIMRQAAYILALGIVAGTALSFAGTRLLGSVLYEVSTTDPLTFVG